The Gracilimonas sediminicola sequence TGCTTCACGCTCAGCTGTACCTTCAATAATAGCATCGGCAACCTGAGTTGCTACCAGCTGGATGGTACGGGCTGAGTCATCGTTACAAGGAACGATGTAGTCAGGGATATCCGGATCACTGTTGGTATCAACCATAGCAATGATTGGGATGTGGAGTTTAATTGCTTCGCTAACGGCAAGGTGCTCTTTAATAATATCTACCACAAAAATGGCACCGGGAAGGCGACCCATGTTTTTGATACCGCCAAGAGTGTCATTCAGTTTGTCCTGCTCGCGTTGCAGCATCAAACCCTCTTTCTTGGTGAGTTCTTCAAACGTACCGTCAGTCTTCATGCGCTCAATTTCCTCCATACGGGAAATACTTTTACGAACGGTACTGAAGTTGGTAAGCATACCACCTAACCAGCGATGCGTAATGTGTGGCATTCCACAACGTAACGCTTCAGTTTTGATGATTTCGGTAGATTGCTTCTTGGTACCTACAAAAAGGATAGTTTTACCGGCACGAGAAAGTTTTTGAACTTCGTCGAGGGCTTCCTGTAAATATTTCTGAGTTTTCTTCAG is a genomic window containing:
- the rpsB gene encoding 30S ribosomal protein S2, translated to MPKAASIQDLLKSGAHFGHLTRRWNPKMKDFIFMQRNGIHIIDLKKTQKYLQEALDEVQKLSRAGKTILFVGTKKQSTEIIKTEALRCGMPHITHRWLGGMLTNFSTVRKSISRMEEIERMKTDGTFEELTKKEGLMLQREQDKLNDTLGGIKNMGRLPGAIFVVDIIKEHLAVSEAIKLHIPIIAMVDTNSDPDIPDYIVPCNDDSARTIQLVATQVADAIIEGTAEREAQQEEDVMEQAAAEAKGDDKDDDVDVKDAAKGTKLRSRRKKKSSKKDDNKAEKAEAKADADSNDEEE